One window from the genome of Eucalyptus grandis isolate ANBG69807.140 chromosome 7, ASM1654582v1, whole genome shotgun sequence encodes:
- the LOC104455890 gene encoding uncharacterized protein LOC104455890: protein MEDSRSSSLNKSQPALHRLYTLLCYYQTIIIQSENIVGSEPEQRLTQSYPSPSQVFKKQAAGKIFSEGRERELEREREHGDIDDPSSFRTLDHGLKEISNNREFRCNGCNTLGQGRRYRCSGCDFDLHERCATCPLTLSSHLHPSHPLDLVCLSLGRVCDLCREEVRGLYYRCEPCGFDIHPLCTDLLAIPPQASRTLNHGSHPHPLLEIYINQKFGCDGCNTLGQGRRYRCSGCDFDLHERCATCPATLSSHLHPSHPLDLVCLSLGRVCDLCREEVRGLYYRCEPCGFDIHPLCTDLLAIPPQASRTLNHGLHPHPLLDIYINREFKCDGCNALGQGRHYRCSGCDFDLHERCATCPATLSSHLHPSHPLDLVCLSLGRVCDLCREEVRGLYYRCEPCGFNIHPLCTDLPATVEHAMHPHQLLTLSRGEPRKCAVCQQVCDSWRYTSHCNGFPVDVHLKCAFQEPAQGSRTGTGPGSPHHHGSRRKKIYSFLAETAVKATINYFTGNFSS, encoded by the exons ATGGAAGACAGCAGATCTTCGTCACTTAATAAGAGCCAACCAGCCCTACACCGGCTTTATACATTGCTCTGCTATTACCAAACTATTATTATTCAATCAGAAAATATTGTCGGCAGCGAACCTGAGCAGAGGTTGACGCAGTCTTATCCGTCGCCGTCGCAAG TATTCAAGAAACAGGCTGCAGGCAAGATTTTctcggagggaagagagagagagttagagagagagagagagcatggcGACATCGACGACCCCTCAAGCTTCAGGACGTTGGACCACGGCTTAAAAGAGATCTCCAACAACCGGGAGTTCAGGTGCAATGGTTGCAACACCCTCGGCCAAGGAAGGCGTTACCGTTGCTCCGGCTGCGACTTCGACCTCCACGAACGCTGCGCCACGTGCCCCCTCACTCTCTCCTCCCACCTCCACCCGAGCCACCCGCTCGACCTCGTCTGCCTGTCCCTCGGTAGGGTCTGCGACCTCTGCCGCGAGGAGGTTCGCGGCCTGTACTACAGGTGCGAGCCGTGCGGGTTCGACATCCACCCGCTGTGCACGGACCTGCTGGCGATTCCACCGCAAGCTTCCAGGACGTTGAACCATGGCTCGCATCCCCACCCTCTCCTAGAGATCTACATCAACCAGAAGTTCGGGTGCGATGGTTGCAACACCCTCGGCCAAGGAAGGCGTTACCGTTGCTCTGGCTGCGACTTCGACCTCCACGAACGCTGCGCCACGTGCCCCGCCACTCTCTCCTCCCACCTCCACCCGAGCCACCCGCTCGACCTCGTCTGCCTGTCCCTCGGTAGGGTCTGCGACCTCTGCCGCGAGGAGGTTCGCGGCCTGTACTACAGGTGCGAGCCGTGCGGGTTCGACATCCACCCGCTGTGCACGGACCTGCTGGCGATTCCACCGCAAGCTTCCAGGACGTTAAACCACGGCTTGCATCCCCACCCTCTCCTTGACATCTACATCAACCGGGAGTTCAAGTGCGATGGTTGCAACGCCCTCGGCCAAGGAAGGCATTACCGTTGCTCCGGCTGCGACTTCGACCTCCACGAACGCTGCGCCACGTGCCCCGCCACTCTCTCCTCCCACCTCCACCCCAGCCACCCGCTCGACCTCGTCTGCCTGTCCCTCGGTAGGGTCTGCGACCTCTGCCGCGAGGAGGTTCGCGGCCTGTACTACAGGTGCGAGCCGTGCGGGTTCAACATCCACCCGCTGTGCACGGACCTGCCAGCGACGGTGGAGCACGCCATGCACCCCCACCAACTCCTCACACTCAGTCGTGGCGAGCCCCGTAAATGCGCGGTCTGTCAGCAGGTGTGCGATTCCTGGCGGTACACAAGCCACTGCAATGGGTTCCCCGTCGACGTCCATCTGAAGTGCGCCTTCCAAGAGCCAGCGCAGGGTAGCCGGACCGGGACTGGTCCGGGGTCTCCGCATCATCACGGCAGCCGCCGGAAGAAGATTTACTCATTCCTGGCCGAGACCGCGGTGAAGGCTACCATCAACTACTTTACTGGGAATTTCTCCAGCTAA